A region from the Salvia splendens isolate huo1 chromosome 15, SspV2, whole genome shotgun sequence genome encodes:
- the LOC121767039 gene encoding uncharacterized protein LOC121767039, which yields MQREEDYRLREIPFALKEEANTLLLRLPQDSIRNWGDFTLVFLDYFFPSNKINALKKDILECKQDYDESLSHYWSRFKGLLDACPNHRMIEAETFYLFYEGANPESKDLMNSSSGRNFTKKKVSEARETLGRDERVEVRIDRLEKALLNAIEKSNPPASQEKEKTPGQEETPPQQYYGPREGEYQAQGNQGPGNQYNNNSGGQGNFRSNQGNGPNHSQGSGTSQPNSRSQRSMHDMVHDLVSTQQHMQSNLQPNNDVVHKPQMEHKAAMDMMAKQLSQIATSLSEMRGNEGKIPATVKPPDRANISQITLRSGRGYEGPTLKVDGNIPPAMSKEKENPSSYKGYTETGETRTEDDVQTGDLGRPLPRMADPFFLDPEPKVEVEKVMKETGESSKGDSPSMVKQVKPFPYGGEAKKKKDEPVDFMDILESWRSTFRSCRP from the exons ATGCAACGGGAGGAGGACTATCGCCTACGCGAAATACCATTCGCTTTGAAGGAGGAAGCCAACACATTGCTGTTAAGGTTGCCACAGGATTCTATCCGTAACTGGGGAGATTTCACATTGGTCTTCTTAGACTACTTTTTCCCTTCGAACAAAATCAATGCCCTCAAGAAGGATATTctggagtgtaagcaggattatgATGAGTCCTTGAGTCACTATTGGTCACGTTTTAAAGGGTTGCTCGATGCTTGTCCAAATCACAGGATGATAGAGGCTGAAACCTTTTATCTGTTCTACGAGGGAGCAaaccctgagtcaaaggatctgatgaattcctcgagtgggagAAATTTTACAAAGAAGAAAGTAAGTGAAGCTAGAGAAACTTTGGGAAG GGATGAGAGAGTGGAGGTAAGGATTGACAGGTTGGAAAAAGCACTTCTGAATGCGATCGAGAAAAGCAACCCCCCTGCCtcacaagaaaaagagaaaactcCAGGCCAAGAAGAAACTCCACCCCAACAGTACTATGGCCCTCGAGAGGGAGAATACCAGGCCCAG GGGAACCAggggccaggaaatcagtacaacaacaattcaggaggtcaaggaaatttCCGCTCAAATCAGGGAAATGGACCTAATCACAGTCAAGGATCAGGTACCAGTCAACCGAATTCCAGATCACAGAGAAGCATGCACGACATGGTACACGACCTAGTCAGTACGCAGCAGCACATGCAGAGCAATTTGCAGcccaacaatgacgtggtgcataaacCTCAGATGGAACACAAGGCTGCGATGGACATGATGGCAAAACAGTTATCTCAGATAGCAACCTCCCTAAGTGAGATGCGAGGGAACGAAGGGAAAATCCCTGCCACAGTCAAGCCACCGGACAGGGcaaacatcagtcaaatcactcTGAGGTCCGGACGTGGTTATGAAGGTCCTACGCTGAAAGTGGATGGAAACATACCTCCCGCGATGAGCAAGGAGAAGGAGAACCCAAGTTCCTATAAAGGCTATACTGAAACAGGGGAGACCAGAACAGAGGATGACGTTCAGACTGGTGATTTGGGAAGACCACTACCCCGGATGGCTGACCCATTCTTCCTAGACCCGGAGCCCAAGGTAGAGGTTGAAAAGGTGATGAAGGAAACTGGAGAATCCTCTAAGGGAGATTCCCCTAGCATGGTGAAGCAAGTAAAGCCATTTCCCTACGGAGGGGAGGCCAAGAAGAAAAAGGATGAACcagtagacttcatggacattttggAAAGCTGGAGATCAACTTTTCGTTCCTGCAGGCCTTGA